In Bradyrhizobium erythrophlei, a single genomic region encodes these proteins:
- the recG gene encoding ATP-dependent DNA helicase RecG, translating to MRPALLNPLFAPVTSLSGVGPKQDKLFRYLLGREETPRLIDLLLHLPASVIDRRARPKIRDAVPGTVVTLEVTVDRHRPSPPRNARAPYLVYASDDTGDVVLTYFRAKADYVEKLLPVGSKRYVSGTLQMFDGVPQMVHPDRVVDEAGFAKLSGIDPVYPLTEGLALGSLRRAIAQALQKLPDLPEWISPEVIRRCHFPPIKEALNRVHVPVELADILPDGPFWSRLAFDELLAGQLALALVRSQLRRPAGNRHAGDGHLRRKIIDALPYALTSSQREAAAAIAHDLQQPLRMLRLLQGDVGSGKTVVALLAAAAVAEVGRQAALMAPTEILARQHIKTVTPLAERAGIRVAILTGREKGKERRDILTRLEAGEIDFLVGTHALIQDDVIFKSLALAVVDEQHRFGVRERLALTDKGEAVDVLVLSATPIPRTLVLTYFGDMDVSELREKPAGRQPIDTRAVPMSRLGEVMDAVGRAIDKGKRVYWIVPLVEESEVMEVTLTDAEQRFASLQERFGDKVGLVHGKMRGPDKDRIMAQFASGEISLLVATTVVEVGVDVPEASIMVIENAERFGLAQLHQLRGRIGRGSEASTCLLLYREPLSEMSKARLTVIRETTDGFRIAEEDLKLRGEGDVLGIRQSGLPGYRIARSEVHGQLIAQARDEALRIMKENPKLTGPRGEALRSLLYLYERGEALPLMGAG from the coding sequence ATGCGCCCTGCTCTGCTCAATCCCTTGTTTGCGCCGGTCACGAGCCTATCCGGCGTCGGTCCGAAGCAGGACAAGCTGTTCCGATACCTGCTCGGGCGCGAGGAGACGCCCCGGCTGATCGATTTGCTGCTGCATTTGCCCGCAAGCGTGATCGACCGCCGTGCCCGGCCGAAGATTCGCGATGCGGTGCCCGGCACGGTCGTCACGCTGGAAGTGACGGTGGATCGCCATCGGCCTTCGCCACCCCGCAACGCCCGCGCGCCTTACCTGGTCTATGCCAGCGACGACACCGGTGACGTCGTTCTGACCTATTTCCGCGCCAAGGCCGACTATGTCGAGAAGCTGCTTCCGGTCGGCTCGAAGCGTTATGTCTCGGGCACCTTGCAGATGTTCGATGGCGTGCCGCAGATGGTTCATCCCGATCGCGTCGTCGATGAAGCCGGTTTTGCCAAATTATCGGGAATCGACCCGGTCTACCCCCTCACGGAAGGATTGGCGCTGGGTTCGTTGCGGCGGGCGATCGCACAGGCGCTGCAAAAGTTGCCGGATTTGCCCGAGTGGATCAGCCCGGAGGTGATCCGCCGCTGCCATTTCCCGCCGATCAAGGAGGCGCTGAACCGCGTCCACGTTCCGGTCGAACTGGCCGATATCCTCCCCGACGGGCCCTTCTGGTCGCGGCTTGCCTTCGATGAACTGCTCGCCGGCCAACTGGCGCTCGCGCTGGTGCGCTCGCAGTTGCGGCGGCCCGCGGGCAATCGCCACGCCGGCGATGGTCACTTGAGACGGAAAATCATCGATGCGCTGCCTTACGCGCTGACCTCGTCGCAGCGCGAGGCGGCGGCCGCGATCGCCCACGACCTGCAACAACCGTTGCGCATGCTGCGGCTGCTGCAAGGCGATGTCGGCTCGGGCAAGACCGTGGTCGCGCTTCTGGCCGCCGCCGCGGTTGCCGAAGTCGGCCGCCAGGCCGCGCTGATGGCGCCGACAGAGATATTGGCCCGGCAACACATCAAGACCGTCACGCCGCTCGCCGAGCGCGCCGGCATCAGGGTCGCCATCCTTACTGGACGCGAAAAGGGCAAGGAACGTCGGGATATTCTGACGCGGCTCGAAGCCGGCGAGATCGATTTCCTGGTCGGCACTCACGCGCTGATCCAGGACGACGTGATCTTCAAATCGCTGGCGCTGGCGGTCGTCGATGAACAGCACCGTTTTGGGGTGCGCGAGCGCCTCGCGCTCACCGACAAGGGCGAGGCCGTCGACGTACTGGTGCTTAGCGCTACGCCGATCCCGCGCACGCTGGTCCTGACCTATTTCGGCGACATGGACGTCTCGGAATTGCGCGAGAAACCGGCCGGACGGCAGCCGATCGACACGCGGGCGGTTCCGATGAGCCGCCTTGGCGAGGTCATGGATGCGGTCGGTCGCGCCATCGACAAGGGCAAGCGCGTCTACTGGATCGTGCCCTTGGTGGAAGAGTCCGAGGTTATGGAAGTAACCCTCACCGACGCCGAGCAGCGGTTTGCGAGTCTCCAAGAACGTTTTGGCGACAAGGTCGGGCTGGTGCACGGAAAAATGCGCGGGCCGGACAAGGACCGCATCATGGCGCAATTTGCCTCCGGCGAGATCAGCCTTCTGGTGGCGACAACCGTCGTCGAAGTCGGCGTCGACGTGCCGGAGGCCTCCATCATGGTGATCGAGAATGCCGAGCGCTTTGGATTGGCGCAGTTGCACCAGTTGCGCGGGCGCATCGGCCGCGGATCGGAAGCGTCGACGTGTCTCCTGCTCTACCGCGAACCCCTAAGCGAAATGTCGAAGGCGCGCCTGACCGTGATCCGGGAAACCACCGACGGCTTTCGTATCGCCGAGGAAGATCTGAAACTGCGCGGTGAAGGTGACGTGCTCGGGATCAGGCAAAGCGGCCTTCCCGGCTATCGCATCGCGCGGTCGGAGGTGCATGGTCAACTGATCGCGCAGGCGCGCGACGAGGCGCTGCGCATCATGAAGGAAAACCCGAAGCTGACGGGGCCGCGCGGCGAGGCCTTGCGTTCTCTGCTCTATCTGTATGAGCGCGGCGAGGCGCTGCCGCTGATGGGTGCAGGCTAG
- a CDS encoding succinate dehydrogenase assembly factor 2, producing MTGTTRSSGGLDDRRKRLLFRCWHRGTREMDLILGRFADTTIASLTDQELAELEQLIEAPDPDLYAALSGDALLASQYAGPLFDRIKAFRPGEQGE from the coding sequence ATGACGGGTACGACACGGTCGAGCGGGGGCCTCGACGACCGCCGCAAGCGGCTCTTGTTTCGCTGCTGGCATCGCGGCACGCGGGAGATGGACCTTATCCTCGGCCGCTTTGCCGACACCACCATCGCCAGCCTCACGGACCAAGAACTCGCGGAACTCGAGCAGCTGATCGAGGCGCCTGATCCCGACCTCTATGCTGCGCTCTCGGGAGACGCGTTGCTGGCTTCGCAATATGCCGGCCCGCTGTTCGATCGTATCAAGGCGTTCCGCCCCGGAGAGCAGGGCGAATGA
- the mfd gene encoding transcription-repair coupling factor, protein MKQSGQSPALSLAPGRALTFANVAEGAEGLVISDLARAIAARPKPPAVSLAVVCRDGPRLQQLARALSFFAPDLSVMHFPAWDCQPYDRVSPHGGILAQRMTTLAQLSRLAGSDKPLIVLTTVNAIVQRLPARELVAAQALSVAPGHVVPMDSIVAWLEHNGYSRSSTVREPGEYAVRGGILDLFPAGLEQPVRFDFFGDSLESIRSFDAETQRTLLDMRSLDLVPISEFQLTTETIRRFRMGYVAAFGAPERDDQLYEAVSEGRRHPGMEHWLPLFQDRMDTLFDYLGDAPIAIEPQSEDAATERFKQIADYYEARREALDHPGGGAIYKPLSPDRLYLTEEEWRKRLQEAALARLTPFAVPEGSTDTVDAGARQGRSFAPERNDSAVNVFEAVVGHVGALQSERKKVVIALWSEGSRDRMESMLRDHKLLNLTSVNTWRTVQATPRNETMLAVVGMETGFVTDQVAVITEQDILGDRLVRPRKASRKLDNFISEVTSLATGDIVVHVEHGIGRFVGLQTLDVGGAPHDCLELHYAADTKLFLPVENIELLSRYGSDSANVELDRLGGSGWQARKAKLKSRIREMAGELIKIAAERHLREAPKLPVQAHVYDEFCARFPYEETEDQLTAINSTLKDLELGRPMDRLICGDVGFGKTEVALRAAFATALDGKQVAVVVPTTLLARQHAKTFTERFRGFPVHVAQASRLIAAKELTQVKKGLTDGSIDIVVGTHALLGKSIKFRDLGLLIVDEEQHFGVSHKERLKQLRAEVHVLTLSATPIPRTLQLALTGVRELSIIASPPVDRLAVRTFVAPHDPLMIREALLRERYRGGQAFYVVPRIEDLAGVKDFLDKNVPEMKVAVAHGQMPPTMIEDIMSAFYDGKYDILLSTTIVESGLDIPNANTLIVHRADMFGLAQLYQLRGRVGRSKLRAYALFTLPAQQKITAQAERRLKVLQSLETLGAGFQLASHDLDIRGSGNLLGQEQSGHIKEVGFELYQSMLEEAIVNLKAGVVEPAADRWSPQITIGMPVLIPEDYVADLSVRLSLYRRLADLETDDEIDNFAAELRDRFGKLPDEVRYLFKVAAIKNYCRRANVEKVDAGPKGAVITFRDNKFAQPDRLVFFIRQHGQAARVRPDMKVVFFQDWETAEERLLGTTEILRQLANLAEDRKAA, encoded by the coding sequence ATGAAGCAGTCAGGCCAATCTCCGGCGTTATCGCTCGCCCCCGGTCGCGCCTTGACGTTTGCCAACGTCGCCGAAGGCGCCGAAGGGCTCGTCATTTCGGACCTGGCGCGCGCGATCGCGGCGCGGCCAAAGCCGCCGGCCGTCAGTCTCGCGGTCGTCTGCCGCGACGGGCCGCGTTTGCAGCAACTGGCCCGCGCGCTCTCGTTCTTCGCACCTGATTTGTCGGTGATGCACTTCCCGGCCTGGGACTGCCAGCCCTATGACCGGGTGTCGCCCCATGGCGGCATCCTTGCGCAACGGATGACGACGCTCGCGCAACTGTCGCGCCTCGCCGGCAGCGACAAGCCGCTGATTGTACTGACGACCGTGAATGCCATCGTCCAGCGCCTGCCGGCGCGTGAACTGGTCGCAGCCCAGGCTTTGTCAGTCGCGCCTGGCCATGTGGTTCCGATGGATTCCATCGTCGCGTGGCTGGAGCACAACGGCTACAGCCGCTCTTCGACCGTCCGCGAACCCGGCGAATATGCGGTACGCGGCGGTATCCTCGACCTGTTCCCGGCCGGGCTCGAGCAGCCGGTGCGATTCGATTTCTTCGGCGACAGCCTGGAATCGATCCGTAGCTTCGACGCCGAAACCCAGCGCACGCTGCTCGACATGCGCTCGCTCGACCTGGTGCCGATCTCGGAGTTCCAACTCACCACCGAAACCATTCGCCGTTTCCGCATGGGTTATGTCGCCGCCTTCGGCGCGCCCGAGCGTGACGATCAACTTTACGAAGCGGTCAGCGAAGGCCGCCGGCATCCCGGCATGGAACATTGGCTGCCGCTGTTCCAGGATCGCATGGATACGTTGTTCGATTATCTCGGCGACGCGCCGATCGCGATCGAACCGCAAAGCGAGGACGCGGCGACCGAACGCTTCAAGCAGATCGCCGACTATTACGAAGCCCGGCGCGAGGCGCTCGACCATCCCGGCGGCGGCGCGATTTACAAGCCGTTGTCGCCAGATCGGCTCTATTTGACCGAAGAAGAATGGCGCAAGCGCCTGCAAGAGGCGGCGCTGGCGCGCCTGACGCCGTTTGCGGTGCCCGAAGGCAGCACTGATACCGTCGATGCTGGCGCGCGTCAGGGCCGCAGCTTTGCGCCGGAGCGCAACGATTCTGCCGTCAACGTGTTCGAGGCGGTCGTTGGCCATGTCGGCGCACTGCAATCCGAGCGCAAGAAGGTCGTGATCGCGCTGTGGAGCGAAGGCTCGCGCGACCGCATGGAAAGCATGCTGCGCGACCACAAGCTGCTGAACCTCACCAGCGTCAATACCTGGCGCACGGTGCAGGCGACGCCGCGCAACGAGACCATGCTGGCGGTCGTCGGCATGGAAACCGGATTTGTGACCGATCAGGTTGCCGTCATCACCGAGCAGGATATTCTCGGCGATCGTCTGGTGCGGCCGCGCAAGGCGAGCCGCAAGCTCGATAACTTCATCTCGGAGGTGACGAGCCTCGCCACCGGCGACATCGTCGTTCACGTCGAGCACGGCATCGGCCGCTTTGTCGGGTTGCAGACACTGGACGTCGGCGGCGCGCCGCATGACTGCCTTGAGCTGCACTATGCTGCCGACACAAAACTGTTCCTGCCGGTCGAAAACATCGAACTGTTGTCGCGCTATGGCTCCGACAGCGCCAATGTCGAGCTCGACCGGCTCGGTGGCAGCGGCTGGCAGGCCCGCAAGGCCAAGCTCAAGAGCCGCATCCGCGAAATGGCCGGCGAACTGATCAAGATCGCAGCCGAACGGCATCTGCGTGAAGCGCCGAAACTTCCGGTGCAGGCGCATGTCTATGACGAGTTCTGTGCGCGTTTCCCCTACGAGGAAACCGAAGACCAGCTCACCGCCATCAACTCGACCTTGAAGGATCTCGAGCTGGGGCGTCCGATGGATCGGCTGATCTGTGGCGACGTCGGGTTCGGCAAGACCGAGGTGGCCTTGCGCGCGGCGTTCGCGACCGCGCTCGACGGCAAGCAGGTCGCCGTCGTGGTACCGACCACGCTGCTGGCGCGTCAGCATGCCAAGACATTTACCGAGCGGTTTCGAGGATTCCCCGTGCATGTGGCGCAAGCATCGCGCCTGATCGCAGCCAAGGAGCTGACGCAGGTCAAGAAGGGACTGACCGACGGCTCGATCGATATCGTGGTCGGCACCCATGCGCTGCTCGGCAAATCGATCAAGTTTCGCGATCTCGGTCTCCTGATCGTCGACGAGGAGCAGCATTTCGGCGTCAGCCACAAGGAGCGGCTGAAGCAACTGCGCGCCGAGGTGCATGTGCTCACGCTGAGCGCGACGCCGATCCCGCGCACGCTGCAACTGGCGCTTACGGGTGTGCGCGAACTGTCGATCATTGCTTCGCCGCCAGTCGATCGGCTGGCGGTACGCACCTTCGTCGCCCCGCACGATCCCCTGATGATCCGCGAAGCGCTGCTGCGCGAGCGCTATCGCGGCGGGCAGGCGTTTTACGTTGTGCCACGGATCGAAGACCTCGCCGGCGTCAAGGACTTCCTCGACAAGAATGTCCCGGAGATGAAAGTTGCGGTCGCCCATGGCCAGATGCCGCCAACCATGATCGAAGACATCATGTCGGCCTTTTACGACGGCAAGTACGATATTCTGCTCTCGACCACCATCGTCGAGTCCGGCCTCGATATTCCAAACGCCAATACCCTGATCGTGCACCGCGCCGACATGTTCGGGCTTGCACAACTCTATCAATTGCGCGGGCGGGTGGGACGGTCGAAACTGCGCGCCTATGCGCTGTTCACGCTGCCTGCGCAGCAGAAGATCACGGCGCAGGCGGAACGGCGCCTCAAGGTGTTGCAATCGCTGGAAACGCTCGGTGCCGGCTTCCAGCTCGCCTCCCACGATCTCGATATCCGCGGCTCGGGCAATCTGCTCGGCCAGGAGCAATCCGGCCACATCAAGGAGGTCGGCTTCGAGCTGTACCAGTCGATGCTGGAAGAGGCGATCGTCAATCTCAAGGCCGGCGTGGTCGAGCCCGCGGCTGATCGCTGGTCGCCGCAAATCACGATCGGCATGCCGGTGCTTATTCCGGAAGACTACGTCGCCGATCTTTCGGTGCGGCTGTCGCTGTATCGCCGGCTTGCCGATCTCGAGACCGACGACGAGATCGACAACTTTGCCGCCGAATTGCGCGACCGCTTCGGCAAACTACCGGACGAAGTCCGCTATCTCTTCAAGGTTGCTGCGATCAAGAACTATTGCCGCAGGGCTAATGTCGAAAAGGTCGACGCCGGGCCAAAGGGCGCGGTGATCACCTTCCGCGACAACAAGTTCGCGCAACCCGACCGGCTGGTGTTTTTCATTCGCCAGCATGGCCAGGCGGCACGTGTGCGGCCGGACATGAAGGTGGTGTTCTTCCAGGACTGGGAAACGGCCGAGGAACGGCTTTTGGGCACGACCGAAATTCTGCGCCAGCTCGCCAACCTCGCCGAGGACCGCAAGGCGGCATAA
- a CDS encoding PRC-barrel domain-containing protein, whose amino-acid sequence MKKLALIAASLAVLATPVLAQDAKTTGTAPAEAKFSTVSKDEMFSSKLKGLNITNQKDETIGEITDLAIKNHQVDALILSVGGFLGMGERYVAVPPSAVNVRYDTKNNKWLASMNTTKEALKEAPEFKYPK is encoded by the coding sequence ATGAAGAAACTTGCGTTGATTGCGGCGTCGCTCGCTGTCTTGGCTACGCCCGTACTTGCCCAGGACGCCAAGACGACGGGTACCGCTCCGGCTGAAGCGAAGTTCTCGACAGTGTCGAAGGACGAGATGTTCAGTTCGAAGCTGAAGGGCCTGAATATCACCAATCAGAAGGATGAAACGATCGGCGAGATCACCGATCTTGCAATCAAGAACCATCAGGTCGACGCCTTGATCCTGTCAGTCGGCGGCTTCCTCGGGATGGGTGAACGCTACGTCGCGGTGCCACCGTCGGCGGTGAACGTGCGCTACGACACCAAGAACAACAAATGGCTGGCGTCGATGAACACCACCAAGGAAGCGCTCAAGGAGGCGCCGGAGTTCAAGTACCCGAAGTAA